In a genomic window of uncultured Sphaerochaeta sp.:
- a CDS encoding alpha-galactosidase: protein MISKKDRLFNLSTNHTTYLFAITETGHLEHLYYGPLLANQAISVDALAEKRSLNIGTGTAYDSDHPTLFMTNLCMEYSTMGKGDYRESSVDIEYQRGMHTLDFLVKSYRILPGKPRTFSGLPESYGTKETCTTLEITLKEALLPIRLLLTYTVFEDSNVITRRATLHNDGTSSVRINNLASAQLDLDSDEWNLVTLDGTWARERYMQERPLGPGIVINDSKSGASSAEHNPCIFLTKEDGECIGMNLVYSGNHRELVETSPFGKIRILTGINPSGFCWDLSPQDRFQTPEAVLTYSNKGLNGASANFHHFVNNHIIRGPWKFRERPVLINNWEATYFNFTEDKLLTLAKESAALGMELFVLDDGWFGLRNDDTTSLGDWTVNPKKLSSGLGGLALEIHRLGMMFGLWVEPEMVSIESQLYKKHPEWMIAIPGRRPSVGRNQYLLDLTREDVRTYLFKTLSETWHLADVNYIKWDMNRVFSDLYSANTEIRNHGEFLHRYVLGLYDLLGKLTQAFPNVLFESCASGGNRFDLGMLCYMPQTWTSDNTDEHSRLFIQEGTSCGYPLSAMGCHVSASPNHQTLRKTDIESRFNVAAFGVLGYELDITKLNRQQKEAIRAQIAFYKAHRSLLQYGNFTRIKLANSDSNQVVWAVAREDKSELLVLFAQKLNPANPGSDKLKVQLIDHDAIYEVFPRQQKIDIKMFGDLVNRISPVPITEGGLAQDTISKNISLDSEVEHYRVTGEQVAYAGIKLNQQFGGTGYDAMTRVLGDFGSRIYIFKKIN, encoded by the coding sequence ATGATTTCCAAGAAGGACCGACTCTTCAACCTCTCCACCAACCATACCACCTATCTGTTCGCCATCACAGAGACAGGCCACCTTGAACACCTCTACTACGGGCCCCTTCTCGCAAACCAGGCGATCAGCGTCGACGCTCTTGCAGAGAAGCGCAGCCTGAACATCGGAACCGGTACCGCGTACGACAGCGACCACCCAACCCTGTTCATGACCAACCTCTGCATGGAGTATTCTACCATGGGAAAGGGAGACTATCGAGAGTCCTCGGTGGACATTGAGTACCAGAGAGGTATGCACACCCTCGACTTCCTCGTGAAAAGCTACAGGATCCTGCCGGGCAAGCCCAGAACCTTCTCCGGACTGCCCGAATCGTATGGGACCAAGGAAACCTGCACCACCTTGGAGATTACCCTCAAGGAAGCACTGCTTCCCATCCGGCTCCTGCTCACCTACACCGTTTTTGAGGACAGCAATGTCATCACCCGAAGAGCCACCCTCCACAACGATGGGACCTCATCGGTACGCATCAACAACCTTGCCTCCGCCCAGCTCGATCTGGACAGCGACGAGTGGAACCTGGTGACCCTCGACGGGACCTGGGCACGCGAACGATACATGCAGGAACGACCACTGGGGCCCGGCATTGTCATCAATGACAGCAAGAGCGGAGCAAGCTCAGCAGAGCACAACCCCTGCATCTTCCTGACCAAGGAGGATGGGGAGTGCATCGGCATGAACCTGGTGTACAGCGGCAACCACCGGGAGCTGGTCGAAACCTCCCCGTTCGGCAAGATCCGCATCCTCACCGGCATCAATCCTAGCGGCTTTTGCTGGGACCTCAGCCCCCAAGACCGCTTCCAGACACCAGAGGCTGTCCTCACCTACTCCAACAAGGGACTGAATGGGGCAAGCGCCAACTTCCACCACTTCGTAAACAATCACATCATCAGGGGACCCTGGAAGTTCAGGGAACGGCCCGTGCTCATCAACAACTGGGAAGCTACCTACTTCAACTTCACCGAAGACAAGCTGCTCACCTTAGCAAAAGAGAGTGCAGCACTTGGCATGGAGCTCTTTGTCCTTGACGATGGCTGGTTCGGACTGCGCAACGACGACACCACCAGCCTTGGCGACTGGACGGTGAACCCAAAGAAACTCTCCTCAGGCCTTGGCGGCCTTGCCTTGGAAATCCACCGCCTGGGCATGATGTTCGGACTCTGGGTGGAACCGGAAATGGTAAGCATCGAGAGCCAGCTCTACAAAAAGCACCCCGAGTGGATGATAGCCATCCCCGGCCGCAGGCCCAGTGTGGGACGCAACCAGTACCTGCTCGACCTCACCCGCGAGGATGTGCGCACCTACCTGTTCAAGACCCTCAGCGAAACCTGGCACCTCGCCGACGTCAACTACATCAAGTGGGACATGAACCGGGTCTTCAGCGACCTGTACAGTGCCAATACAGAAATCCGCAACCACGGGGAGTTCCTCCACCGCTATGTGCTGGGGCTCTACGACCTTCTGGGCAAGCTTACCCAGGCCTTCCCGAATGTGCTCTTTGAGTCGTGCGCAAGCGGTGGCAACCGCTTCGACCTCGGCATGCTCTGCTACATGCCCCAGACCTGGACCAGCGACAACACCGATGAGCACAGCCGCCTCTTCATCCAGGAAGGAACCAGCTGCGGCTATCCCCTCTCAGCCATGGGATGCCATGTCAGCGCCTCACCCAACCACCAGACGCTGCGCAAGACCGACATCGAGTCCCGCTTCAATGTCGCCGCCTTCGGAGTGCTCGGCTATGAGCTGGACATCACCAAGCTCAACCGACAGCAGAAGGAAGCCATCAGGGCACAGATAGCCTTCTACAAGGCCCATCGCTCGCTGTTGCAGTACGGGAATTTCACCAGGATCAAGCTGGCGAACAGTGACTCCAACCAGGTCGTATGGGCTGTGGCCAGGGAGGACAAGAGCGAGCTGCTCGTGCTCTTTGCCCAGAAGCTGAATCCGGCAAACCCCGGCAGCGACAAGCTGAAAGTGCAGCTCATCGATCATGATGCAATCTATGAGGTCTTCCCCCGCCAGCAGAAGATCGACATCAAGATGTTCGGCGACCTGGTCAACCGCATCAGCCCGGTGCCCATCACCGAAGGCGGCCTTGCCCAGGACACCATCAGCAAGAACATCTCGCTGGACAGTGAAGTGGAGCACTATCGGGTGACCGGGGAACAGGTCGCCTATGCCGGCATCAAGCTGAACCAGCAGTTCGGCGGCACCGGCTACGACGCCATGACCCGGGTGTTGGGAGACTTCGGCTCAAGGATCTACATCTTCAAGAAGATCAACTGA
- a CDS encoding dihydrodipicolinate synthase family protein yields the protein MSTMNLDRIVGVIPALLTCFDEHQAFDEKRQRQLVRFLLSQNVDGLYLTGSTGETFLMDGTERQRVVEVVADEVAGAIPLIVHVGDIGTKKSIELAKHAGQAGAAAISSVPPFYWKFSSDEIVRFYAELSESVSIPMIVYNVALAATVDFSTIKRLAALSQVQGIKYTASTHHEILRIKEEIGSSFKVYSGSDEMALSGLSYGSDGLIGSFYNVIPELFTGLYAAYGRGDWAEAKRLQTQADAIIFAVLKHPMHASMKRMLSWIGLDGGFVRSPFSPLGSAEEAALKSELAAIKAHYGIEGVQVLENL from the coding sequence ATGAGTACCATGAATTTGGATAGGATTGTCGGGGTAATCCCCGCGCTATTGACCTGTTTTGATGAGCATCAGGCTTTTGATGAGAAACGCCAACGACAACTGGTACGCTTTCTGCTCTCACAGAATGTGGACGGTCTGTATCTGACCGGGAGTACCGGCGAGACCTTCCTGATGGACGGGACGGAGCGTCAGCGTGTGGTTGAGGTGGTTGCCGATGAGGTGGCAGGAGCGATTCCCCTCATTGTCCATGTAGGGGATATCGGGACGAAGAAGTCCATTGAGCTGGCAAAGCACGCAGGCCAAGCAGGTGCTGCCGCCATCTCCTCGGTTCCTCCGTTCTACTGGAAGTTCAGCTCTGATGAGATCGTTCGCTTCTATGCCGAGCTCAGTGAATCGGTGAGCATCCCGATGATCGTCTACAACGTAGCCCTTGCTGCCACGGTGGACTTCTCCACGATCAAGCGTCTTGCCGCTCTTTCACAGGTGCAAGGCATCAAGTACACGGCAAGCACCCACCATGAGATTCTCAGGATCAAGGAGGAGATCGGCTCCTCGTTCAAGGTCTATTCAGGCAGTGATGAGATGGCCCTCTCCGGCCTCTCCTACGGTTCTGATGGCCTGATCGGTTCCTTCTACAATGTCATTCCCGAGCTCTTCACCGGTCTCTATGCAGCGTATGGCAGGGGAGACTGGGCTGAGGCAAAACGGCTTCAGACCCAGGCCGATGCCATCATCTTTGCCGTACTCAAGCACCCGATGCATGCCAGCATGAAGCGGATGCTCTCCTGGATCGGCCTTGACGGCGGATTTGTCCGCAGTCCGTTCTCCCCGCTGGGAAGCGCAGAGGAAGCAGCACTGAAGTCAGAGCTTGCAGCAATCAAGGCACATTATGGCATTGAAGGTGTACAGGTCCTGGAGAACTTGTAA
- a CDS encoding sugar ABC transporter permease: MLLFFLGFVIIPMGMGIFTSFFDYTMSSFRFIGLKNYLDLFSDPKFLRSFWNTFVIVVVSVPAVTIFSLWVSSLIYDKNAWVTSSFRGIFYLPVVTGTVPVVVVWKWIFDKYAGILNYVLVSLGVIEKNIAWLGNKDTAIWCILAILFTTSIGQPIVLYISSLANIDNSILEAAEVDGASNLRTFWQIKWPSILPTTLYVVVITTINSFQCFALIQLLTSGGPVYSTSTIMYYLYDNAFSLYRYGYANAMGVLLAIVIGLFSILQFKSIKSNVEY; encoded by the coding sequence ATGCTGCTCTTTTTTCTCGGCTTCGTCATCATCCCGATGGGGATGGGCATTTTCACCAGCTTCTTCGATTACACCATGAGCAGTTTCCGCTTCATCGGTCTGAAGAACTATCTCGACCTTTTCAGTGACCCGAAGTTCCTTCGTTCGTTCTGGAACACCTTTGTGATCGTGGTGGTTTCGGTTCCCGCCGTCACCATCTTCAGTCTTTGGGTCTCTTCGCTCATCTATGACAAGAATGCATGGGTCACTTCCTCCTTCCGAGGGATCTTCTACTTGCCGGTGGTCACCGGTACGGTCCCGGTCGTGGTGGTCTGGAAGTGGATCTTCGACAAGTATGCAGGAATTCTGAACTACGTACTGGTGAGCCTGGGAGTGATCGAGAAGAACATCGCGTGGTTGGGAAACAAGGATACGGCCATCTGGTGCATCCTTGCCATCCTCTTCACCACCAGCATCGGCCAGCCGATCGTGCTGTACATCTCATCGCTTGCAAACATCGACAACTCGATTTTGGAGGCGGCCGAAGTGGACGGTGCGAGCAACCTGCGCACGTTCTGGCAGATCAAATGGCCCTCCATCCTGCCGACGACCCTCTATGTGGTGGTCATCACCACGATCAACAGCTTCCAGTGCTTCGCCCTGATCCAGCTGCTGACCAGCGGTGGACCGGTCTACTCGACCAGCACCATCATGTACTACCTCTATGACAACGCGTTCAGCCTCTACCGCTACGGCTATGCCAATGCGATGGGTGTACTGCTGGCAATTGTCATCGGCTTGTTCAGCATCCTGCAGTTCAAGTCGATCAAATCGAATGTGGAATACTAA
- a CDS encoding TonB-dependent receptor, with the protein MKKRGIFSLVLLLALSPLFAAQDITDLGTAFELVVAESSLAEAQTNTASSVSVLGKEEIASYNAQTTAELVGKAIGTSFNSYGSLGALQTVVIRGATSSKNLIYLDGVLLSSAHNGSVDLSIIPIDIIESIEIIKSGPGNLGRTNAIGGMVNIITKKGQKSDTPFSLTVENGSFLPVAYGTNDDRNWASLADSQKLDLSYTNENLVASVGGLTAQNAYTYDNAGTKLRDNAQVYEVHGSANYKQELSDLASLSTQNLVSYKNLGLPGGYIVDSWGYGGLTPNDYEQDLLVSSQNMFELDELTPNLEKLTTHVNYSFARTFYHDDDYQDSTHNKHKAAAQAEATWNLGENYALTTDVLYSLDYVDSTDVGKNARNTISSAANASLYFQEGKLSLHPSVNVAFISDLKALSPNASLGFIYLIHPSVDLSATLSYAENVPTFSDLYWPSSGNPNLKTEKGLNADLGLATTVGNLTYEGTLFGRNIYNAIAYSSTTYLPDNIAHSVYLGTEQSVEISLNNNISLQASYQYNKSYDLSNGKTFADNVEVSSVRKHTAKGSLFLAFGKVDGVLSAEYLGKTSTLENVFLVNLSTSMQVTEALNAYVAIDNLLNTSYELTSGGYPMPGTKIRLGGKLRF; encoded by the coding sequence ATGAAGAAGCGCGGAATCTTCTCTCTGGTCCTGTTGCTCGCCCTCTCTCCCCTCTTTGCAGCACAAGACATCACCGACCTTGGCACAGCCTTTGAACTCGTGGTAGCAGAAAGTTCACTGGCTGAAGCCCAGACCAACACAGCATCGTCAGTCTCGGTACTCGGCAAAGAGGAAATTGCTTCCTACAACGCACAAACCACCGCAGAACTCGTCGGTAAAGCCATCGGCACATCCTTCAACTCCTACGGAAGCCTCGGAGCATTGCAGACTGTCGTCATCCGGGGTGCAACCTCTTCCAAGAACCTCATCTACCTTGATGGTGTTTTGCTCTCCTCCGCCCACAACGGCTCAGTAGACCTCTCCATCATACCCATCGACATCATCGAAAGCATTGAGATCATCAAGAGCGGCCCGGGAAACCTTGGCAGAACCAATGCCATCGGGGGCATGGTGAACATTATCACCAAGAAAGGACAGAAGAGTGACACACCGTTCTCCCTTACCGTGGAGAACGGTTCCTTCCTTCCCGTTGCCTACGGCACCAATGATGACCGCAATTGGGCATCCTTGGCGGACAGCCAGAAACTTGATCTCTCCTACACCAACGAAAATCTGGTGGCAAGTGTCGGGGGCCTCACTGCTCAGAACGCCTATACCTATGACAACGCGGGCACCAAACTCAGGGACAATGCCCAGGTTTATGAAGTACATGGATCAGCCAACTACAAGCAGGAACTCTCCGACCTGGCAAGCCTCAGCACCCAGAACCTGGTGAGCTACAAGAACCTGGGCCTGCCCGGCGGCTATATCGTTGACTCTTGGGGCTACGGTGGACTTACTCCCAACGATTACGAACAAGACCTTCTCGTGAGCTCCCAGAACATGTTTGAACTTGACGAACTTACACCCAACCTGGAAAAGCTCACCACCCACGTGAACTACAGCTTTGCAAGAACCTTCTATCATGATGATGACTATCAGGACAGCACCCACAACAAGCACAAGGCAGCTGCCCAAGCCGAAGCAACCTGGAACCTTGGAGAAAACTACGCCCTTACCACCGACGTGCTCTACTCGCTCGACTACGTTGATAGTACTGATGTAGGTAAAAATGCCCGCAACACCATTTCCAGTGCAGCCAACGCAAGCCTGTATTTCCAGGAAGGCAAACTCTCCCTGCACCCTAGTGTCAACGTAGCCTTCATCAGTGATCTCAAGGCACTCTCTCCGAATGCTTCCCTGGGATTCATCTATCTCATCCATCCTTCTGTCGACCTGAGTGCAACACTTAGCTATGCAGAGAACGTACCTACCTTCTCCGACCTCTATTGGCCTTCCTCCGGGAACCCCAACCTGAAGACGGAAAAAGGCTTGAATGCTGACTTGGGCCTGGCAACCACCGTGGGCAATCTGACCTATGAAGGCACTCTGTTTGGAAGAAACATCTACAATGCGATCGCCTACTCCTCTACAACCTACCTTCCGGACAACATCGCCCACAGTGTCTACCTTGGAACCGAACAGAGTGTCGAAATCTCACTCAACAACAACATCTCCCTCCAGGCAAGCTACCAGTACAACAAGAGCTATGACCTCTCCAATGGAAAAACCTTTGCTGACAATGTGGAAGTGTCGAGTGTAAGAAAGCACACTGCCAAAGGATCTCTCTTTCTTGCCTTTGGCAAGGTTGACGGAGTGCTCAGTGCGGAATACTTGGGCAAGACCAGCACGCTTGAAAACGTCTTCCTGGTCAACCTCAGCACAAGCATGCAGGTAACAGAAGCTCTGAATGCCTATGTTGCTATAGACAACCTGCTCAATACATCCTACGAGCTTACCAGCGGTGGCTACCCCATGCCCGGAACCAAGATCCGCCTCGGCGGAAAGCTGAGGTTCTAG
- a CDS encoding biopolymer transporter ExbD — protein MRKKRRDLGQTSDIAFLLIIFFLLLSGISSSHSISLQLPADTTASPSAEDITYQTLALGQDGSLTLADQIIATNQLPTLVSNTTHLTLQVEAQTAWQHVVSTLSVLQQREPASLELEMMP, from the coding sequence ATGCGAAAGAAACGAAGAGACCTAGGACAAACCAGCGACATAGCCTTCCTTCTCATCATCTTTTTCCTGCTTCTCTCAGGCATCTCCTCTTCCCACAGCATCTCCTTGCAACTTCCAGCCGACACAACAGCAAGTCCTTCTGCAGAAGATATCACCTACCAAACGCTCGCACTGGGGCAAGACGGTTCGCTTACCCTTGCCGACCAAATCATTGCCACCAATCAGCTGCCCACCCTGGTTTCCAACACCACCCACCTTACGCTGCAGGTTGAAGCCCAAACGGCTTGGCAACACGTCGTATCAACGCTTTCCGTTCTCCAGCAGAGAGAACCCGCATCCTTGGAACTGGAGATGATGCCATGA
- a CDS encoding GNAT family N-acetyltransferase has translation MEQTVIHLDAQASSLATNQGYLALCQQVRRSVFVQEQGVSEAIDFDGKDRSCGHLLLLLDDEAVGTLRIRTTAEGTKLERIAVLSSCRGQGFGELLVRCALSLVEGNVYIHAQVHSQGFYEKLGFVVEDPTIYYEANIPHRTMIWPHGRGASPCIVTRPS, from the coding sequence ATGGAACAGACTGTCATCCATCTTGATGCGCAGGCCTCATCGCTTGCGACCAACCAGGGCTACCTCGCACTCTGCCAGCAGGTTCGCCGCTCTGTCTTCGTACAGGAGCAGGGGGTGAGCGAGGCGATCGACTTCGACGGCAAAGACCGAAGCTGCGGTCACCTTCTCTTGCTGCTGGACGATGAGGCGGTGGGAACACTGCGTATCCGAACCACCGCCGAAGGTACCAAGCTTGAGCGTATCGCCGTCCTCTCCTCCTGCCGTGGACAGGGATTTGGGGAGCTGTTGGTGCGCTGCGCCCTCTCTCTTGTCGAAGGAAACGTCTATATCCATGCCCAGGTCCACAGCCAAGGCTTCTATGAGAAGCTCGGCTTTGTCGTGGAGGACCCAACCATCTACTACGAAGCCAACATCCCCCACCGTACCATGATCTGGCCCCATGGCCGAGGAGCATCACCGTGTATCGTCACAAGACCATCGTAA
- a CDS encoding MotA/TolQ/ExbB proton channel family protein gives MEFTNLISIMHKGGAVMWPLYALLVVTIVLSIERTITLIVQWKKEEIMVKESLEKPLSILDLIAMIAPVLGFLGTVTGMINAFKSVSEASSVQLQVVAAGLYEALFTTAFGLIISILATVFSFFLDLAIESLCERNEET, from the coding sequence ATGGAGTTTACCAACCTCATCTCCATCATGCACAAGGGAGGAGCGGTCATGTGGCCGCTCTATGCCCTCTTGGTCGTAACGATAGTGCTGAGCATCGAGCGGACCATCACGCTCATAGTACAGTGGAAGAAAGAGGAAATCATGGTCAAGGAGAGCTTGGAAAAACCTCTCTCCATCCTGGACCTCATTGCCATGATAGCCCCGGTTCTCGGATTCCTGGGAACCGTAACCGGCATGATCAACGCCTTCAAGTCGGTATCGGAAGCATCATCAGTCCAGCTGCAAGTCGTTGCAGCAGGACTGTATGAAGCCCTCTTTACCACCGCTTTCGGCCTGATCATCTCCATCCTGGCCACCGTCTTCTCCTTCTTCCTTGACCTAGCCATCGAGAGCCTATGCGAAAGAAACGAAGAGACCTAG
- a CDS encoding biopolymer transporter ExbD yields the protein MRKKRTTPPSALTDIAFLLLLFFLIMAITSHQSPIPLTPAQTSAQKMDLKDIPTLLVSQDGQLFLDGTPVNLETLPSESTYALLADKNTPFSVLFPLIEHLREQGTETLHCLVEEKP from the coding sequence ATGAGGAAGAAGCGAACTACCCCACCCTCCGCCCTTACGGACATTGCCTTTCTTCTCTTGCTCTTCTTCCTCATCATGGCCATCACCAGCCACCAGAGTCCCATTCCACTGACGCCTGCCCAAACTTCAGCCCAAAAGATGGATCTGAAAGACATCCCCACCCTTTTGGTTTCCCAGGACGGACAGCTCTTCCTTGATGGGACTCCTGTCAACCTCGAAACACTTCCTTCCGAAAGCACCTATGCATTGCTTGCTGACAAGAACACCCCGTTCTCCGTCCTCTTCCCCCTTATCGAGCACCTGAGGGAGCAAGGAACCGAAACCCTGCACTGCCTTGTGGAGGAGAAGCCATGA
- a CDS encoding TonB family protein, whose protein sequence is MNKLQTLILGLTLTVLMIALLFLPLRIKETEEPLVAPPTAATLSLVRRVSAQTAPQQQPKAEEQVQDIQNPKEQEPLEEKPAQELLPPPVAVSPVPPEEPAMVLAQEEPQPSLIEGYYPIESVTEAPVFDRKQLALRIVYPPLAKRQGKEGLVMLRLFLSDTGLVERILIEKDPGYGLAQAAVSAFTGFQAKPAIREGNAVPVTLRYPVRFSLK, encoded by the coding sequence ATGAACAAACTGCAAACGCTGATTCTTGGTCTGACACTAACCGTTCTCATGATAGCCCTGCTCTTCCTGCCTCTTCGCATCAAAGAGACAGAAGAACCTTTGGTTGCTCCGCCAACCGCAGCCACCCTGTCTCTGGTCAGACGGGTTTCGGCCCAAACAGCACCACAGCAACAGCCAAAAGCGGAAGAACAAGTCCAAGATATCCAAAACCCAAAAGAACAGGAGCCTCTTGAAGAAAAACCTGCCCAGGAACTGCTCCCGCCGCCTGTTGCAGTTTCACCAGTACCACCGGAAGAACCTGCAATGGTATTGGCACAAGAAGAACCTCAGCCTTCTCTCATAGAGGGCTACTACCCAATTGAGAGCGTGACCGAGGCTCCTGTCTTTGACAGGAAGCAGCTTGCCCTACGTATCGTCTACCCACCCCTTGCAAAACGACAAGGCAAGGAAGGCTTGGTCATGCTCAGGCTTTTCCTCTCTGATACAGGCTTGGTTGAACGCATCCTCATCGAGAAAGATCCCGGCTATGGCCTTGCCCAAGCCGCAGTCTCTGCTTTCACCGGCTTTCAGGCAAAGCCTGCAATACGAGAGGGAAATGCCGTACCGGTCACCTTGCGTTATCCAGTCCGCTTCTCACTCAAGTAG
- a CDS encoding carbohydrate ABC transporter permease, which yields MLKQRFNYYRAIMMVVLIAVSLLFIFPFYWIITGAFKIQKVAIQMPPQWFPTEPTFANFTELFLNPALAWFLNSVFMSLASMILVCLTSAMAGYVLAKKQFSGRGFVFAVIIAAMALPKQVVLVPLVRIMNSIGMYNTAWAVILPAVGWPFGVFLMKQFSQTVPTEILDAARIDGSNEWMTFVRIVTPIIKPAYGALAIFTFISTWNDYFLQLVMLQSRSKLTIALGVATLQAEMATNYGVIMAGAALGALPIVTIFLLFQKYFASGITMGAVKG from the coding sequence ATGCTGAAACAACGATTCAACTACTATCGCGCCATCATGATGGTTGTGCTCATTGCCGTCTCCCTGCTCTTCATCTTCCCGTTCTATTGGATCATCACCGGTGCCTTCAAGATCCAGAAGGTGGCGATCCAGATGCCTCCCCAGTGGTTTCCCACCGAGCCGACGTTTGCCAACTTCACCGAACTGTTTCTCAATCCGGCCCTGGCCTGGTTTCTCAACAGCGTTTTCATGTCCCTTGCTTCCATGATCCTGGTCTGTCTGACCAGCGCCATGGCAGGGTATGTGCTTGCCAAGAAACAGTTCTCCGGCCGCGGTTTTGTCTTTGCCGTCATCATAGCAGCCATGGCCCTGCCCAAGCAGGTCGTCCTGGTGCCTTTGGTGCGGATCATGAACTCCATCGGGATGTACAACACAGCCTGGGCGGTGATCCTGCCTGCAGTAGGCTGGCCGTTCGGGGTGTTCCTGATGAAGCAGTTCTCCCAGACGGTCCCGACCGAGATCCTTGATGCAGCTCGCATCGATGGTTCGAATGAGTGGATGACCTTCGTCCGGATCGTCACCCCGATCATCAAGCCCGCCTATGGGGCCTTGGCGATCTTCACCTTCATTTCCACCTGGAACGACTACTTTTTGCAGTTGGTCATGCTGCAAAGCCGTTCGAAGCTCACCATCGCCCTCGGTGTTGCAACCCTGCAGGCTGAGATGGCGACCAACTATGGGGTGATCATGGCAGGGGCAGCCCTTGGCGCCTTGCCCATCGTCACCATCTTCCTCCTCTTCCAGAAATATTTCGCAAGTGGCATCACGATGGGTGCCGTGAAGGGATAA
- a CDS encoding NAD(P)H-dependent glycerol-3-phosphate dehydrogenase gives MYRHKTIVIAGAGVFGTAMAERLSWNTTNTVILWSIEEDVVEDINKNHRNTKYFPTHFLNTSIRATTDKQIFSNADAIMLVIPSKAIVSFTEEIRPLTKEDCMVINLAKGMSDDGAFITEQIPFPRTASMKGPTFAIEVLHGLPSSFTFGGKREDYLTLKENILKDTGLYLDYTSDIRSVELMSILKNMYAIAIGLVSGRFNSPNVDFLIYTKAVAEMRRFLSLFGCTTETIFCYCGIGDLGLTSLNDLSRNRTLGLLMGKGFSIDNSGTSATVIEGSRTVKLMGEMTRNKGVEEEFPLVQALYRLMYEGETLNDYMAAVFA, from the coding sequence GTGTATCGTCACAAGACCATCGTAATTGCAGGAGCAGGCGTTTTTGGCACAGCCATGGCCGAACGGCTCTCCTGGAACACCACCAACACCGTCATTCTCTGGTCCATAGAAGAGGATGTGGTGGAGGACATCAACAAGAACCATCGCAACACAAAATATTTCCCTACCCACTTTCTGAATACCAGCATCAGGGCAACGACGGACAAGCAGATCTTCAGCAATGCCGATGCCATCATGCTCGTCATCCCCTCCAAGGCCATTGTTTCCTTCACCGAGGAGATCAGGCCGCTGACCAAGGAAGACTGCATGGTGATCAACCTGGCGAAGGGGATGAGCGATGACGGGGCCTTCATCACCGAGCAGATCCCCTTCCCCCGAACCGCCAGCATGAAGGGACCGACCTTCGCCATCGAGGTCTTGCACGGCCTCCCCTCCTCCTTCACCTTCGGAGGAAAACGGGAAGACTACCTCACCCTCAAGGAGAACATCCTCAAGGATACCGGCCTCTACCTCGACTACACCAGCGACATCCGCTCGGTGGAGCTGATGAGCATTCTCAAAAATATGTACGCCATCGCCATAGGGCTCGTCAGTGGTCGCTTCAACTCGCCCAACGTGGACTTTCTCATCTACACCAAGGCAGTAGCCGAGATGAGGCGCTTCCTCTCCCTCTTCGGTTGCACCACCGAGACCATCTTCTGTTACTGCGGTATCGGCGACCTTGGGCTGACCAGTCTCAACGACCTCTCACGCAACCGCACCCTCGGTCTTCTGATGGGCAAGGGTTTTTCCATCGACAACAGCGGAACCAGCGCTACGGTCATTGAGGGAAGCCGAACGGTGAAGCTGATGGGAGAGATGACCCGGAACAAGGGCGTCGAAGAGGAGTTTCCCTTGGTACAGGCCCTCTACCGTCTCATGTACGAGGGAGAGACCCTCAACGACTACATGGCAGCTGTCTTCGCCTAG